The Gouania willdenowi chromosome 3, fGouWil2.1, whole genome shotgun sequence genome includes the window aaaaaatggATTTTGAATTTGTTACCACCGCCAAAGAAGTCATATTTTCGCTGCCGTctcttctgtttgtttgtttgttagcagaatAACGTGAAAAGTAATCAATTAATTTTGactacattttaaccaaagattgaCCTTATGCTATTCcagatttcattacattttaaaggggATCTGaatcaatataatataatattatccATCAATATGGATCggtttaaaaaactaaaaaaaacatatttctcctcattgccaaaattaaaaaaaaaaaatcatgtttaaatttgtttttgagcgatctttattaaatttcactcagttatgtcgggttggttccccATCTACCCCATCAACTTTCATCCAGATTGGATACAGATgttgcattttattgttttaaatgggGGTCCATcgttagaccctaaaaactactgaaagGTAATGCACATGCTTAAACAGGgctgagaaaacacaaaaaatgacgaaaattgaaaaatcacccaaaatcggaggtaaggcggtaaggcataattttcaaaaatttcaaaaaaacaaaaatgagtttttaGACCCTAAAGactactgaaaatataatgcacatatttggaggtaaggcttcaTAGTAAGACCTCATTTTCAATAAATTTTAGAAGATCTTTTTTTTATGAAGatgaaaaatcacccaaaatcggggATAAGGCTAGTGAAAATAGAGAAATAAATTTAGTTAAGACCTTTGTTTGACCCAGAAAACTACTGGTAAACTACTACTGGAAATACTTAAACATGGTTCAGAATGGAGtaagatacaaaaaaatgatgaaaatgaaaaacatagcAAGGcgtaattttcaaaaatttcaatcattttttttttttagttaagacCTTCGTTAGATATaaagcacatacttaaacagggctaaaaatacaataaggcataaaaaaattatgaaaatcgaccaaatcactcaaaatcggaggtaaggagGTACTACtatatataatgcacatacttagtaCAGTATTTAAATACTATTTACATGCAAATGCTGCCTTTATTATCATCAATAATATACCTACTTTACTTAGCTTTCATGTCCTGTCCCTCACATACACTGTTTTGTTTACCATCTTTTAAgtctaaatgaataaaacattggTTTTAATGCTTTTTACCTGCGGGTCCAGATGTTTACAGGAAGCAGCTCTGAATAACAAACTCCTGGCATGTCTTCCTTCCTCTGTAGCGGCCCTTTGAGCACTCTGTAATATCCCTGCATTTGTTTTATATACTTCACCATCTACCCAAACAAGGGACCAGCACTGATGTTTCTCCCTCGTCCCTCAGGGCAGATGAGTGGCTTTCAGGAGCCGTGGACTGTTTGGACTTCCTGCCTGATGAGCTGGTGGTGGAGGTCAGTCGAGGTTTGTCCAGCTGTGCAGACGACCTGCTTCAGTGTAAAACTCTGCTCTATCGGGTTCTGGCTGAGAACTacggacacacacaccagcCACCGCTGCTCAACAACCACATCTTTGACATCCACTCAGGCATCTCTGAACTGCTCGGTAAGAAAGCAGAAGTATTGATCAAAATGATCTGAGATTGTATCTCTCTTTCACTATTTATCATGCTTTTACACAAAGTGAGCATTGTTTGGTATTCCTGTTCTTCGTTGGCAGTGAACGGAAAGCACGAGCTTGCTCTGGAGGCGCTGCAGCTGAGCTTGAAGCTGCAGGACTCTCGCAGTCGGGAGGAGCTGCGGCGACTTCTGAGATTCATGGCCGTTGCCGCTAAACCGCACGAGGTCAAGCTGCACAGAGAGGTCAGGGCTCGTGTGCATCAGTTTGGgcctttgtgtttgtgttctgaACTTTTGCTGACAGTAAATTCTCCACATAGATTGAGAACAGAATGGCAGTGAAAAGGTCCTTTTCCAGTGCCATCATCAACAACAGAAGGCTGTCCAAAGGAAAGGTGGACTTAATGGTTTTGTTCATGATGGATAACCACTGTGATCTGTTTAAAGTGAGTGttcctgtttgtttttatctctgcCATAAAAACTCCGTTTGTTGACATCTTTTGTAAAGTTTTGCACTTTGCATTGTGTGacgtggagtcctgtagacggatgcgtAGAATAGTTTTTACTGCATTCTTACTGTgtgttcttgtgtttgcccccaagaactctggtgttttcacagactaaAAGTTGTTTCAAAACattggcaatttttttttttagggtttaCAGCACGGCAAGATCTGAATCCCGCTAAAAATGTTATGTCTTAGAAAAGTGTTTAGggtggaaataaaaacaaactttcggaTGACAATTCCAACCTTTTACAACCTTTGTTAATTACGACCTTTTTAATCCAAAACTCAGTTGTTTTCATAACCATTGTGATGATTACTATTGTAATCGTTAACCTTTATTATTCTTGTATGTTATTGTTCTTCCGTATCCTTAAACTCGTACCataattttcaaccaatttcaacaattgaggtatcaaacttttcagaaaattctGTACTTGTGTGCTAagttccagttttttttttatcattttaaaactttcTGAGTTATTGTTCGTGCAACTTTTTGCTCCCATCTATTTACATTGAAAGTTCCAACCTTTTCTCCCCTTATtggaacttttaaccccttcatcCCCAGCCATTTTATAACTGATtcaaaccattcaacctttaatgTTCAGCTACTGCCtccaacccatttcaacttctttcaactttttcaaactatttcaacattttttaactttttcaaccaatttcaactgatttaaactttttcaaccgatttcaactttattattttttttttttttttttactttttcaaaagatttcaactttttcaaccgatttcaatttttttttttactttttcaaccgatttcaacttttctcaactttttcaaccaatttcagattttttcaaatttttcaactgatttcaactttttcatctttctcaactttttcagccGATTTTCAAGTTTTTCCAACTTTTCAACCAAATTCAAGTTTTCAaccattttcaacttttttttcaactttttcaaccgatttcaactttttcaaccgttttcaactttttcaaccgatttcaacatatttctttaaccttttcaaccattttcaattttaaaaaaacaaactttttcaacatattttaaaaatttttcaacttttcccAACTTTCCCAACTTTCCCAACTTTTCCTAACTTTcccaacttttttcaactttttcaacctgttcaactaatttgaactttttcaacctatttcaactttttcaatcgatttcaactttttcaatcgatttcaacttttttcaaccttttcaaccaattaaaaaaattttcaacctatttctacttttttcaacctttttcaacctaatTGATAatattaagctattgctaggataCTGCTATTTCTAGGTGAATGTTAATgataggttagtgctaatgctagaggAATGCTAACGCTTGGCAAATGCTATTGCTACATTAATGcgattgctaggttaatgctaatgttaatgctaatgctaatgctaacgtaatTGCTAGGtgaatactaatgctaatggtaggttaatgctattgctaggctaatgcgatTGCTTGGCTAATTCTAacgctagactaatgctaagctaatgcagtgcgacgcgggccagcacatgcatcctcacttgcattttagttcaagttgtcatcaaaacaaagtgTCTCATTTTCTTTCAGATTCCTGCATCCTTACATGAGATGGTTAGTGACAGAATAAGGAATATGATAAAGGGGAAGGATCCTGATATGATAACAGGTTTGCTGATTtcagtcatattttttttatatttgaatgCTTTAGTGCTTTTTGTGTTTACAGATGAAAGCTGTGCAATTGTAGAAACTCCCTGTCCAAGATAAGCTGCTATAAAGGACAGAATATTAGTTTTGTAAAGAATagaagtgtgtgttttaaaataatagAGCAGGGATTGTGCTTGAATGTTGCAAAATCAAATACTCTGttttatcaacaaaaaaaaaaaagggaaaaaattgtTGGGAATGTCGTTGCCATGCAGttcaacattattatttaaaagacGAGATGTTATACTTTCAAAGTTTGAGGTGGGACAATTTCATGTATTTCGTATGTGTTTATCTTTCTGTCTTCACTCCAGGCTTGACGTACTgcacacaagtaaacacaaaggCTTATTCAGAAAACGCACCAAAAACCACTAGAAGAGAGCTTTTGTCCTTATTGCGGACCATCTACGAAAACCCTAAACTCTCGACGAAAGAAAAGCGGCGGCTGCTGGGACAGTTCTACAAAAGCAACCCTGAGATCTTTGTGCAGTACTTTGGGAGCAGATTATCTACTGTCAACACATTGCTACAGTAATATTTCTTCATAAATCATCCATTGAAgaacaggaagaggaagattTGATTCCAGAAGTGGATTTTTAATCTGGAGTTTGACTGCTGTTCTTGACCACATGACTTTCCTCCTACAATCCAAAGAGTTGTGTATATAAAGAACAAgtatgtgactgtgtgagcgGTGGAGGTGACGGACTGGCAGCTGCttgtggtatatatatatatatatgaatatatgtaCAAGTGTGGACGATACGAGGATGTAAGTTAGCTACTACAAATCGTAGAAAGGACTTGAAAATGTGAATCTTGGTTTGTGGCTTTTGATTAGAAATGTGAATTTAAAGGACATTGGTTCAAATAATCTTATAGTGCAGGACACTATCATGATCTGGTTCTtagaaggattttttttaatgtatttatttatttttcatttgaatAGAGTCTGGTACTTTCTTTACACAGACAATGTGAACTTTCTTGTTCTCGCCGCTGCATCTTGATCACATCAAATGTCTGTGGCCGGGCCCAGACAAACGTGTATATTGTGTCTTCAATGAACGGCGTATTCTTCGTGCCTGTGACTGTGCTGAGTCGTAGTTAGCCATGTGAATGTGTTCAGTAAGTGGTTTATCATATACAGTGTGTTGTAGAGCACAGCTCGGAGTGTTCAGGAGGTTATTTGATATTCAAAGGTCTGATGGGCAGTAGGAAACAGTCATTCATTACAGTCAGCCCTCTGGGTTGTTTTGCCTGATGTGACAAAGCAAGAAAACAGATGTTGGTATGTTTTTGTGACTGAAACATTAGCTGCTTATAAGTCGCGTCTTCGGGGTTTAGTtttaaatgagttttaaatTATCTTAATCAGTTTAGGAAATTGCTCTAACGTTTGCAGGTTACAGCCCCAAagcatattgtgtgttttttagccTAAGTGTCACCTTATGTTGTCAGTGTAGTACTGAAAAATGTCTTTTCTGAAGacaacacaataaatattatttgGCGCCCCCTATAGGCTACTGCTTGTTTTACAATCTAAACatcaacatgtattttttttaatattaaacttTCATTGAGTTTTTTCCAccagtttatatatatttaaataatgtgAAGCCTTTGTGATTTGTagtgctgttttttgtgtgacCTACAGACGAATTCAAGAAACAAAactcaaactttttatttatttgtttttaaataaaattaaaatgtttgctTTCTATCACTATTCAGATTGTGTTGTGGATTGCTGACTTATACGAGTTTCTCGAATCTGTATTTCGCAAGCGTTGGTGGTATAGTGGTTAGCATAGCTGCCTTCCAAGCAGTTGACccgggttcgattcccggccaacgcagtctacttttttttttatttatttaccaaagCCTCTGCACCACCAGTCTTATTTTTGGTGACCTGTATGTGTTTTTCCTTTGTGCGGCTGTCTGAGAGGATTCCTCTAACGTCCTAGTTCTTTatgaggtagatttgtgtctgtTGATAACTAAATAATGACACAAATCTAACTCCATagttcttatcaattcccaatGGTAGCTGCTCCCATCACCACATATGCACCATACGACAGTGTATTTCTGCCTAAAACAGGATTTATCTCTGCCTCTGTTTATGGTAATGGTATGAAAACACTTTAAGGCAGCGGATACATTTCCAGCATAAATgcaaaacatgaaataatttGCTGTTTATTATAACTTTTTGTAAATATCAGTTCATTGTATAAActgttaaaattaaaatattaacatgtttattaaattgattaaaaaaaaatgctgcaagTGACTTACAGCAAGTTCTCCAATTAGTAAAATATTATGaaaattatgataataataaaggttATGTTTGACTTATTGACTAATTAATTCCTATGGTGAGGGGGAAGAAGTTTTAAACATATGTACATCAGAATTGTCTCTTGTTAATTAACTCAGTGACGTCATAGAGCATCATCTCTTGTGCCAGAAAATGTGAGTTCAAGTCTCAACTGATGAAAAATTCACATTATAATTTTTCATCTTCCTAAATGATAACTTGTGCACCATGGTCGACTGAGCCCTGGTTGGTAGAGGGGTCGttttctgattgagaggttgtgGGTTCGATCTGTCACAAGTGATATCAAACATGAATATTAACATGGTTAATATAAGACAACAAGGATTAGAATCAAAAGAAGTCCATGTTTAGtgttgttttcacttttattgaaAGACATGTCCTTCAGttatctaaaaaacaaacaaacaaaaagaagttGCTCCACTTTGCAACACAAGGCCAAAACTGAATAGTGCACCAATATCCATGATGGAATTTAAAATCTTTGTACAGTATAATGTTCAGTTTCAGGAATATAAAACTGGAGACAGaaccaaaaatcacaaaaactcTTGGATGAGTCCAGGATTGGTGTGGGTGAGTGTCTTTAGGTCAGACTGTTTTCATGTAAAGATGCACATTAATCTTCTCCGTCCGTCTGATAAAATTACAATCTTGATGCTGCCGAGTTTATCGAATCCGTTTCTGCTGGCGTGCTCGGTAGATGTCGTGAATGGGTGGAGCTACAACTCCTTTGTCGTCCTCTTCGTCCGAGTCTGCGTTTGGCCGCTTCAGTGACTTGGCCAATGCGTGGTTCTCCAGGGGTCCGTTACCTTCCCCTCCAGCGTCCGCTTGTTTACCAGTGATGAGCTCTACAGCAGCATCGACGGCTGCAAGACAAAATACAAGAGGAACCGGTCAAACAGGAAG containing:
- the depdc7a gene encoding DEP domain-containing protein 7, with translation MAGKPFRATYIWTSIISNLHTQVEVKRRRHNLKCYHDCFLGSEAVDVVLAHITLNRFFGDEVIPRYKAVRLCQALMDSRVFEPVGCKVFVKEKKRATFEDSSCSLYRFLSPGATSPSVLTNSHSTYTIESGFDSPSMNRNKNSFSPSRERRSPLTTDNTVEEVLRDLNVSSNITPQMIDLGLSQELVDEVWHQQAVFRLLQLIELPLLEQLLQSTDTSQPHRRMDSVPDLLYGSNYLDREVLKAFGEAQADEWLSGAVDCLDFLPDELVVEVSRGLSSCADDLLQCKTLLYRVLAENYGHTHQPPLLNNHIFDIHSGISELLVNGKHELALEALQLSLKLQDSRSREELRRLLRFMAVAAKPHEVKLHREIENRMAVKRSFSSAIINNRRLSKGKVDLMVLFMMDNHCDLFKIPASLHEMVSDRIRNMIKGKDPDMITGLTYCTQVNTKAYSENAPKTTRRELLSLLRTIYENPKLSTKEKRRLLGQFYKSNPEIFVQYFGSRLSTVNTLLQ